The region GGCGGGTGCACACCGTCCCATACCGTCATGTCGCCGATGCGCAGGCAGTTGGTCAGGTCGTGCAAAAGCGCGAAAGCATCGTCCTCCTTACAGGCCCTCTCGAGGTGTTCGAGTTCTGCTGCCAGCCCCGCTTTGCCGTACATCGGGCCGGGCGACTGGTTGCGGCACAGAGCGAGGATGAACGGGCGGTGAAAGTCGAAGACGCGCCAGGCCAGCGCGTCACCGACCGAGCGCAACTGGCGGGCCAGCCGCTCGCACACGTCGTGCTCGAAACGCCAGGTCGCAATGTCGGCGGGGTCGCGGCCTGATTGGAGCTCCGGGGCCTGCAGGTGCGGCTGCTTGCCGTTGCGCATCCGGGTGACGGCACGCTTGAACTCCCAGCGGTCCTTCTCCACCTCCAGCAGGCACGTGAGCAGGGCGCGTTGAAAATCGACCCCGGCCTCCACCGTCTCGCAGTCGCGGAGCTGTTGGATGAGCTGGACCAGGACCGGCTGCATCGCCTGATGGCGAGGGTGCATCACCATGTCGTCGGGGCTGTAGGAGTCGGCGCGGAACAAGCTCATCCTGCAAGTGTGGCGATCACTGCGTTCCCCTGCTGTCGTTTTCCGAGCAGCCGAAGCCATGTTCGAAACCCCTGCGTACGGAATCAAGTTCTTCTGCCGCGCTACACAGGAAGCACAGCCGGGGTCCCAGAATCCTCCGCGAGGTCCAGCGCCTGGTTCAGAGTCAGCTTCGGCGCCCCGGCAGGTGCTTCCTCGCAGTCGACTGCGTGGATGACCTCACGGCCGGGACCGCGGCCGCCGTCCAGCTTCTGCAGGACCCAGCCCGACGGCCGGCGCTCCCCAAGGATCTGCTGCTCCGTCGACGGCGGCGGCAGTCAGGTCGTGGGGACATCGTCGTACGAGACGCCGGGCACGGGCTTCACGTGGTCAGGGGCGTCCTGGAGGCGGCCGGTGACCTCCTGCCCGTCGGGCAGGACCACGGTGATGGGCGGCGACTCCTTGGGTGGCGTGTCCGCCACGACTACGCCGCCTCCTGGCCCTCGCCGTCCTCACGTTCGAGGGCGTGCTTGAGCTGGGAGCGGGACATCGAGCCGTTCCGGCCCGGGGACCTCGCTCCAGAAGGCGTGCATGAGGATCACACTCGTGAGGTCGCCTTCCCCTTCCCGCAACATGGCGACCTCCTGCTGCTCCGGCTCCGATCAGCCCGGCGAGTCCGGGGATGCGCGTGAGGTGGCGAGCCAGTAGCCCTCGGGACGCTGCCAGGCCTCCATCGGTTTGACGGAGTACGGCAGCCGCTTGTACAGGGCGGTCGGTCGGCCCGTACATGGAGCGCGTCCAGCTCCAGCAGCTCGACAGACCCGCCGCTGGCTGCACGAAGAACAGCAGCGGCACCCGGCAGATTCGAACCGCGACACCCGTTTTGCGCAAGAGCGGAGCTCCTCGCAGGCAAACTCACCCGCCGCCACCAGTACTGACGTCCAGCCTCGCCCGCCCTGCTCACGTGATCCTTCCTGACGATGTGCGGCCCTCTCCGGCATTTTGACGCCTTGCAGGATCCCGAGGGGCGGGCCACGTCCCCTCGCGAGGAAAAACTGAGTTAGGGCATGCCGGCAGCGGGGGCACCGGTGAGCCACCTTAGGGACCGTGCTCGTCCCAGCTTCAGTCCCTCCGATTTAGTCCCTCCGTAAAGCGCCAGGTCAGAGCCCTGCTCTCGAGCGCCAAGGGACTGAAGGGACCCAACCTGAGGATTGCATCCAATTGTGTGTGCGTGTGTATGTGCGCGCAAGGTAAGGCAGTAGGAACGCTGGGCAGTTCATAACTGAGATTTTCAGTCCCTTCAGTCCCTGGTCCTGAGTGTGTCCCTGCTCTGACCTGCATTTTCATGGGGGACTGAACACAAGGGACTGAAACTGCCAGCCCTTGAGGTTCAACCCCTGACTCAGCTGTTCGGTCAAGTTGCCTCTAGTCAGAGGGCTCGGGGGTGAAGGCCGTTATCCGTCCTCCTCGGACTGCCCATCAGGTGCAAAATGCGCCAAACCTCGCACTCGTAGGGACTCAAGGGACTGAAGATCTGATACAAGAACAGCCCGGGCGACGGCTTGCGCTAGCATCTGAACCTCATGCGGAAACTCAGTCCCTACAGTCTCTGGTAGGGGCACTGAAAGGCCGCTGAACTGGGATTTTCCTCCTGGACCGAACGCATAGCCACAGACCCTCGACTAGGATTCTCGCGTGCAGC is a window of Streptomyces agglomeratus DNA encoding:
- a CDS encoding DUF6233 domain-containing protein, giving the protein MPPPSTEQQILGERRPSGWVLQKLDGGRGPGREVIHAVDCEEAPAGAPKLTLNQALDLAEDSGTPAVLPV